From Sediminibacterium sp. TEGAF015, a single genomic window includes:
- a CDS encoding helix-turn-helix transcriptional regulator, whose translation MSYINNLTKSQFAAELSFLLKPLQDQVAKLEGVIDAMKRERSGQQIEFLSTKEVQELLGVSRGTVYNYIKAGKLIQHNLSSGKVVFDREEVLRFIKLTKK comes from the coding sequence ATGTCTTATATAAATAATTTAACTAAGTCACAATTTGCTGCGGAGTTAAGTTTTCTTTTAAAGCCTTTACAGGATCAAGTTGCAAAACTTGAAGGGGTAATTGATGCTATGAAAAGAGAGCGTTCTGGGCAACAGATTGAATTTTTAAGCACCAAAGAAGTCCAAGAACTTCTTGGAGTAAGTAGGGGAACTGTTTATAATTATATAAAAGCTGGTAAGCTAATTCAGCATAACCTAAGTTCTGGTAAAGTTGTGTTTGACAGAGAAGAAGTATTAAGATTTATAAAATTGACTAAAAAATAA
- a CDS encoding site-specific integrase, whose amino-acid sequence MATLKFYLQPQNKKNRFPVMMVYQEKGKKFRFYTRVTIKKENWVKNSFKPISLEDFVNKEKLTVCQSVISEIEKEAIQHDRYLSVEEMALEFRERIKKTDAFNEMGANRKNQQIIATQSQFFTHFDEFVEQSKATKAKGTIRHYEGFKRLLIKYETHSGKPIDFEAINNSFFQKFHHYLINIEKMMNNTIGAQIKELKVFLNYAMRNELTQVKYNFKDFKTIKEDVDIISMNENELFRLYECKTLNKQQDIARDYVCFECFTGLRFSDICRLKNENIKEDFIELRTKKTKDILFVPLNVFAKEILAKYKGIYKDSPLPPPYSNQKVNTYIKEAAKEAKIDELTMVEKFSGSNRVVFTKPKYAFICTHTGRRTFITLSHEKGMNIEMIMKITGIKKWDTLKKYLKVSEKSKLMKMNEFWNRDSMVSNPIN is encoded by the coding sequence ATGGCTACGCTGAAGTTTTATCTGCAACCGCAGAACAAAAAAAATCGATTCCCTGTAATGATGGTTTATCAGGAGAAAGGTAAGAAATTCCGATTTTACACAAGAGTAACAATTAAAAAAGAAAATTGGGTTAAAAACAGTTTTAAACCAATTAGTCTAGAGGATTTTGTGAATAAAGAGAAATTGACGGTATGCCAGTCTGTAATTTCTGAGATAGAAAAGGAGGCAATACAGCATGATAGATACTTGTCTGTGGAAGAAATGGCATTGGAATTTCGTGAGCGAATAAAGAAAACAGATGCTTTCAATGAAATGGGGGCAAATAGGAAAAATCAACAGATAATTGCGACACAGTCTCAGTTTTTCACTCATTTTGATGAGTTTGTAGAACAGTCTAAGGCTACTAAAGCTAAAGGGACTATTAGGCATTATGAGGGCTTTAAACGTCTTTTGATTAAATATGAGACACATTCTGGGAAACCCATTGATTTTGAAGCAATTAATAATAGTTTCTTTCAAAAGTTTCATCACTATTTGATCAATATAGAAAAAATGATGAATAATACAATAGGAGCACAGATTAAAGAATTGAAAGTTTTTTTGAACTATGCAATGCGTAATGAGTTAACACAAGTCAAATATAATTTCAAAGACTTCAAAACAATAAAGGAAGATGTTGATATTATCTCAATGAATGAAAATGAGTTATTTAGACTTTATGAATGTAAAACTTTAAACAAACAACAAGATATAGCAAGAGATTATGTCTGTTTTGAATGTTTCACAGGACTCAGATTCTCAGATATATGCCGTCTCAAAAATGAAAATATTAAAGAAGATTTTATTGAATTAAGGACAAAAAAGACAAAAGACATATTATTTGTTCCTCTAAATGTCTTTGCAAAGGAGATTCTGGCTAAGTACAAAGGAATATATAAGGATAGTCCTCTGCCTCCACCATACTCAAACCAAAAGGTTAATACTTATATTAAAGAGGCTGCAAAAGAGGCTAAAATTGATGAATTGACTATGGTTGAGAAGTTTAGTGGGTCGAATAGGGTAGTATTTACTAAGCCTAAATATGCCTTTATTTGTACACACACAGGAAGAAGGACTTTTATTACTCTTTCTCATGAAAAAGGTATGAACATTGAAATGATTATGAAAATCACAGGGATTAAAAAGTGGGACACTTTGAAAAAATACTTAAAAGTTTCAGAAAAGAGTAAATTGATGAAGATGAACGAGTTCTGGAATAGAGATTCTATGGTTTCAAATCCAATTAATTAG
- a CDS encoding PNPOx family protein → MDVVINDLRYNLIELEKDCWTRLVNGAVKGRDPFHLPAVANFSDGEISLRTVVLRKALPEQRELRFHTDIRSPKWKALQVNPTISALFYDAASRIQLRVKGNAVLYFNDSITAEAWEKTNLSSRRCYLTPFTPSDFSDIPTSGLSPHIEQEEFSLEESEVGRENFGVVGIKVDSIDWVWLNHAGHRRAFFDYVSGEYRWMIP, encoded by the coding sequence ATGGATGTTGTTATTAATGATCTTCGTTACAACCTGATTGAACTCGAAAAAGATTGCTGGACTCGCCTGGTGAACGGGGCAGTAAAAGGGAGAGACCCTTTTCACTTACCTGCAGTAGCCAATTTTTCTGATGGTGAAATAAGTTTGCGCACTGTTGTATTACGCAAAGCATTGCCTGAGCAAAGAGAGTTGCGATTTCATACCGATATTCGTAGCCCGAAGTGGAAAGCCTTACAAGTGAACCCCACTATTAGTGCTTTGTTTTATGATGCTGCTTCCCGAATTCAGTTAAGAGTGAAAGGGAATGCGGTGTTGTATTTTAATGATTCAATTACGGCAGAAGCTTGGGAGAAAACCAATTTGTCGAGCAGAAGATGTTATTTAACGCCATTTACTCCTTCTGATTTTTCTGATATACCAACAAGTGGATTGTCACCTCATATTGAGCAGGAAGAATTTTCGCTGGAAGAAAGTGAAGTAGGGAGGGAGAACTTTGGGGTTGTTGGGATTAAAGTTGATTCAATTGACTGGGTTTGGTTAAACCATGCGGGTCATAGAAGGGCATTCTTTGATTATGTTAGTGGGGAGTATCGGTGGATGATTCCTTAG
- a CDS encoding DUF3050 domain-containing protein, whose protein sequence is MTNIELLKAELHSTRASLLAHPVYAQINDLPGLVKFAEHHVFAVWDFMSLLKSLQRHLTCIEHPWMPKGNANTRFLINEIVTGEESDVDELGNRISHFELYLQAMQQMGANTQLLDSLFVEIRSGKSITQAISDAAITQEVKDFLHFTFDTIENQPVHVQAAVFTFGREDLIPDMFMKILEKIHEEYPEKVSIFKYYIERHIEVDGGHHSQLALEMVSSLCGDDKIKWEEATKASIASLKVRAQLWDGILKSLS, encoded by the coding sequence ATGACCAACATCGAACTATTAAAAGCGGAATTACATTCAACTAGAGCATCATTGTTAGCGCATCCTGTATACGCACAAATCAATGATTTACCCGGATTGGTAAAATTTGCTGAGCACCATGTTTTTGCTGTATGGGATTTCATGAGTTTGCTAAAATCATTGCAGCGTCATTTAACCTGTATTGAGCATCCTTGGATGCCCAAAGGAAATGCAAATACAAGGTTCCTTATCAATGAAATAGTTACCGGTGAAGAGTCAGATGTGGATGAATTAGGAAATCGCATTAGCCATTTTGAGCTGTATTTGCAAGCCATGCAACAGATGGGAGCTAATACCCAATTGTTAGACAGTTTATTTGTTGAAATTCGGTCTGGGAAATCTATTACTCAGGCAATATCTGATGCTGCCATAACTCAAGAAGTGAAGGACTTTCTTCACTTTACTTTTGACACCATCGAAAATCAACCTGTGCATGTGCAAGCCGCTGTGTTTACTTTCGGTAGAGAAGACTTGATTCCAGATATGTTTATGAAAATCCTGGAAAAAATTCACGAAGAATATCCAGAGAAAGTATCCATTTTCAAATATTATATTGAAAGGCATATTGAAGTAGACGGTGGACATCATAGCCAATTGGCACTAGAAATGGTATCGTCATTGTGTGGTGATGACAAAATCAAATGGGAGGAAGCTACAAAGGCTTCAATAGCATCCCTAAAAGTAAGAGCACAATTGTGGGACGGGATTTTAAAGTCTTTATCTTAG
- a CDS encoding xanthine dehydrogenase family protein molybdopterin-binding subunit: MKNENKNQSRRSFLKVTSLTGGGMMIGISWFANLIPNEAMANVADNNNWVQLNGFIQITPDNQVKIFNPNPEFGTNVMTSLPMMVNEELEADWSKVKVEMGDYDTPRFKSQFTGGSRAMAMAWMPLRTAGATARLMLMQAAANEWSVPMSELTVSKGLVMHKGSNKSANYGQLATAAAKLPKPEKVILKKPGEFSLLGTPQKNKVGKEIVSGQSLFTMDYQVEGMLIAMVIHPPAFDMQLKSFDATEALKMPGIKDVFEFQVYKDGYVKAGFDTRTFNRLIAVVGNSTWEVMNARKKVVAQWEPIQTTKEPVMARGGKRDEIIPEGLESTEWHLQKMQEMQKKPTRVARKDGDPEAAFKNAKRVIERTYTAPFLAHNPMEPISCFAHITDEKALFVAPIQIPEMMKQNLVTNLDIQPEKIEMKLARMGGGFGRRAYGHYIVEAGHISKKVKAPVKLIYTREDDMTNGIYRPTYIMTYKAAIDENNNVTALHVIGGGFPESPLHENRFPAGAFDNYLAESWELPTNITIGAYRAPRSNFNASAEQSFLDELAEAVGKDPLDYRIELLKKAKANPVGKNNDYDASRYMGVLELLKEKSNWGSPSTKNAKRGVSAYFCHASYAAHVVDITMKNGQPYVEKVVTAMDCGFVVNPEGAKNMVEGAVIDGIGNALYGELVLEKGVTLQKNLNNYRIIRHREAPKKIEVHFVQNNIDPTGLGEPPFPPVFAAVANALYKATGKRLYHQPYLKELNKA, encoded by the coding sequence ATGAAAAACGAAAATAAAAATCAAAGCAGACGTTCGTTTCTGAAAGTTACTTCCTTAACGGGCGGTGGAATGATGATTGGCATTAGCTGGTTTGCGAATCTGATTCCCAATGAAGCCATGGCGAATGTAGCAGACAATAATAATTGGGTTCAACTCAATGGTTTTATTCAAATTACGCCAGACAATCAAGTTAAAATATTCAATCCTAATCCAGAGTTTGGAACCAATGTAATGACTTCACTACCCATGATGGTAAATGAAGAATTGGAAGCAGACTGGAGTAAGGTAAAAGTAGAAATGGGGGATTATGATACCCCTAGGTTTAAAAGTCAGTTTACTGGTGGAAGCAGAGCAATGGCTATGGCATGGATGCCTTTGCGTACAGCAGGGGCAACTGCTCGATTGATGTTAATGCAGGCGGCGGCCAATGAGTGGTCGGTTCCTATGTCGGAGTTGACTGTGTCTAAAGGCTTGGTGATGCATAAAGGTTCGAATAAGTCGGCCAATTATGGACAACTAGCTACTGCGGCGGCTAAGCTCCCTAAGCCAGAAAAAGTAATATTGAAAAAACCAGGTGAATTTAGTTTGTTGGGTACTCCGCAAAAAAATAAAGTAGGAAAAGAAATCGTGAGTGGTCAATCGCTTTTTACTATGGATTATCAGGTAGAAGGGATGTTGATTGCCATGGTGATTCATCCTCCTGCATTTGATATGCAACTCAAATCTTTTGATGCAACAGAAGCGTTGAAAATGCCTGGCATTAAAGATGTATTTGAATTTCAGGTGTACAAAGATGGCTATGTTAAAGCTGGGTTTGATACGCGTACATTCAATAGACTCATTGCAGTGGTAGGGAATTCTACCTGGGAAGTGATGAATGCGCGCAAAAAAGTGGTGGCTCAGTGGGAGCCTATTCAAACCACCAAAGAACCCGTTATGGCAAGAGGTGGAAAGCGAGATGAAATTATACCTGAAGGATTAGAAAGCACCGAATGGCATTTACAAAAAATGCAGGAGATGCAAAAAAAGCCCACCCGTGTGGCAAGAAAAGATGGAGATCCTGAAGCAGCATTTAAAAATGCAAAGCGGGTAATTGAAAGAACTTATACGGCTCCCTTTTTGGCACACAATCCTATGGAGCCCATCAGTTGCTTTGCGCATATCACAGATGAAAAAGCTTTGTTTGTTGCACCGATTCAGATTCCTGAAATGATGAAACAAAATTTAGTAACCAATCTGGATATCCAACCTGAGAAGATTGAAATGAAATTGGCCAGAATGGGAGGAGGATTCGGTCGCAGAGCATATGGGCATTATATTGTAGAAGCCGGGCATATTTCTAAAAAAGTAAAAGCGCCTGTAAAATTGATTTACACCAGAGAAGATGATATGACCAATGGGATTTATCGTCCAACCTATATCATGACCTATAAGGCTGCCATAGATGAGAACAACAATGTAACTGCATTGCATGTGATTGGAGGAGGATTTCCCGAAAGTCCTTTGCATGAAAACAGATTTCCTGCTGGCGCGTTCGACAATTATTTAGCAGAAAGTTGGGAACTACCCACCAATATTACGATAGGTGCCTATAGAGCTCCTCGATCCAATTTCAATGCCAGTGCTGAGCAATCTTTTTTAGATGAGTTGGCAGAAGCAGTGGGAAAGGATCCGTTGGATTATAGAATAGAATTGTTGAAAAAAGCAAAAGCCAATCCAGTTGGTAAAAACAACGATTATGATGCATCCCGTTATATGGGTGTATTGGAATTGTTGAAAGAGAAATCCAATTGGGGAAGTCCTTCTACTAAAAATGCAAAGCGCGGGGTTTCTGCTTATTTCTGTCATGCATCTTATGCAGCCCATGTGGTGGATATTACTATGAAAAATGGCCAGCCTTATGTGGAGAAAGTAGTAACAGCGATGGACTGTGGATTTGTGGTAAATCCTGAAGGTGCAAAGAATATGGTGGAAGGTGCCGTAATTGATGGGATAGGGAATGCTTTGTATGGGGAACTTGTTTTAGAAAAAGGAGTAACCCTGCAAAAGAATTTGAACAACTACAGAATCATCAGACATAGAGAAGCACCAAAGAAAATAGAAGTGCATTTTGTACAGAATAATATTGATCCAACGGGATTGGGCGAACCGCCATTTCCTCCTGTGTTTGCTGCTGTGGCCAATGCGTTGTATAAGGCAACTGGTAAGCGATTGTATCATCAACCTTATTTGAAAGAATTAAACAAAGCCTAG
- a CDS encoding (2Fe-2S)-binding protein produces the protein MAKFQLKVNGKQLSVDVDPSTPLLWVLRDHLHLVGTKFGCGAGACGACTVHLNGNALRSCQLPVSAVGTQAITTIEGIAPSETEMHPVQKAWLELDVAQCGYCQTGQIMSAVALLKRNPNPSEADIEAAMTGNICRCGTYIRIKAAIQKAAKSTTK, from the coding sequence ATGGCAAAATTTCAATTGAAAGTTAATGGCAAGCAATTGTCGGTAGATGTGGATCCTTCAACGCCCTTACTTTGGGTATTGAGAGATCATTTACATTTAGTAGGGACAAAGTTTGGATGTGGTGCGGGTGCTTGTGGTGCTTGCACCGTGCATTTAAATGGAAATGCGTTACGTTCTTGTCAACTACCTGTATCAGCTGTGGGCACACAAGCAATCACTACTATTGAAGGTATTGCTCCCTCCGAAACAGAAATGCATCCTGTGCAAAAAGCCTGGTTGGAACTCGATGTAGCACAATGCGGCTACTGCCAAACGGGTCAGATCATGTCGGCGGTTGCCTTGTTGAAACGCAATCCCAATCCCTCCGAAGCAGATATAGAAGCAGCCATGACTGGAAATATTTGCCGTTGTGGTACTTATATACGAATTAAAGCCGCCATCCAAAAAGCCGCTAAATCAACTACCAAATAA
- a CDS encoding nuclear transport factor 2 family protein, giving the protein MKTKILFSLFAALIVVVASAQSDKEIIEISSKKWQWLANKNVDSLNGLFHAKSDFVHMGGTWGKERELDIVKGGFIWYKQAEVYSNAVKFFDNTAVLLSDIDLIAVVGGNDAINSFMVTEVYVKEKGSWQLSQLTFSKLARPVKVKTN; this is encoded by the coding sequence ATGAAAACAAAAATACTCTTCAGTTTATTTGCTGCCCTAATTGTAGTGGTGGCTTCAGCCCAATCAGATAAAGAAATTATTGAAATTTCTAGTAAAAAATGGCAGTGGCTGGCCAATAAAAACGTAGATTCATTGAACGGGCTATTCCATGCCAAAAGTGATTTTGTCCATATGGGTGGAACCTGGGGCAAGGAACGTGAATTGGATATAGTCAAAGGTGGATTTATATGGTACAAGCAAGCCGAAGTGTATTCTAATGCCGTTAAGTTTTTTGATAATACAGCCGTATTATTAAGTGATATAGACTTGATTGCAGTGGTGGGTGGAAATGATGCCATTAATTCATTTATGGTAACTGAAGTATATGTAAAAGAAAAAGGGAGTTGGCAATTATCACAACTTACTTTTTCCAAGTTGGCGAGGCCTGTAAAAGTCAAAACGAATTAA
- a CDS encoding helix-turn-helix domain-containing protein: MQHIYAIKNISEYNTDNNQKTLHPLVTVIDFSKAGLRDWGAVTSIQFQYGLYCIYLKDVKCGDMKYGRHTYDYQAGTLAFFAPGQVMEMQKPAEPYQPMGYGLIFHPDLLLGTALGKRMDEFKFFDYETHEALHLSEDERNMILASFQKIQFELQQPIDKHSKKLIAANIELFLDYCQRFYDRQFITRENVNQGLLSKFEQLLKEYFKSDKPQLLGTPSVAYFAGQLNLSPNYFGDLIKKETGQTVKDYLQFKIIETAKKLLFDSDKNVNEVSTLLGFKYPQHFTRLFKQKTGMTPIEFKNLN, from the coding sequence ATGCAACATATTTACGCTATCAAGAATATTTCAGAATATAATACGGACAATAATCAAAAAACGCTTCATCCGCTGGTCACGGTAATAGATTTTTCCAAAGCCGGATTAAGGGATTGGGGAGCTGTCACAAGCATTCAATTTCAATATGGTTTGTATTGTATTTACTTAAAAGATGTGAAATGTGGCGACATGAAATATGGTCGTCATACATATGACTATCAAGCTGGAACTTTGGCTTTTTTTGCACCCGGACAAGTAATGGAAATGCAGAAGCCGGCAGAACCTTATCAACCGATGGGATATGGACTCATTTTTCACCCGGATTTGTTATTGGGAACAGCATTAGGCAAACGCATGGATGAATTCAAATTTTTCGATTACGAAACACATGAAGCACTACACTTATCTGAAGATGAACGAAATATGATTTTGGCTTCTTTTCAAAAAATCCAGTTTGAATTACAACAACCCATTGACAAACACAGTAAAAAATTGATTGCTGCGAATATAGAATTGTTTTTAGATTACTGTCAACGTTTTTATGATCGACAGTTCATCACTAGAGAAAATGTAAATCAGGGTTTATTATCAAAATTTGAACAACTCTTAAAAGAGTATTTCAAATCAGATAAGCCGCAATTATTGGGTACTCCTTCCGTAGCCTATTTTGCAGGACAATTGAATTTGTCACCTAATTATTTTGGGGATCTTATTAAGAAAGAAACAGGCCAAACTGTTAAAGACTATCTTCAATTCAAAATCATAGAAACTGCCAAGAAATTACTTTTTGATTCAGACAAAAATGTAAACGAAGTATCTACCTTACTAGGCTTTAAATACCCACAACACTTTACCCGACTTTTCAAACAAAAAACGGGTATGACACCTATTGAATTTAAAAACTTAAACTAA
- a CDS encoding FAD-binding and (Fe-S)-binding domain-containing protein, whose amino-acid sequence MKATLQELAQQLSGEFYFDSTAKHQMQLRAYATDASVYQEMPLAVAIPTDEKDLQTLIVFAQQHSITLIPRAAGTSLAGQVVGSGIVVDISKHFTQMIEVNVEERWCRVQPGVIRDDLNSYLKGFGLMYGPETSTANRAMIGGMVGNNSCGLHSIVWGSARDHLLEAKVLLSDGSVAIFKEREEAEIATLQGLERNIYNGLFDLLNNSARQQLIREQFPAKEVVRRNTGYALDALLDMQPFTANGAPFNLCKLLAGSEGTLGFITELKLNLLPLPPKEVGVLIVHCASLVESLYANIEVLKQQPMASELVDKMIMDFTIGHPEYQKNRFFIEGDPAALLMVEFMGPTREAVDEKLQTTIASLKEMSLGYAYPVLYNADTKFAWDVRKAGLGLLRNLKGDAQPVNLIEDCAVSTNDLPHYITELQALLAKHGVTASYYAHAGAGELHVEPIINLKSAEGVKQFRNILKETAALVKKYNGSLSGEHGDGKLRGEFIPAMVGDEVYRLFKQVKNIFDPKGIFNKGKITDTLPMDAHFRMQQPEQIATNENQKSPSNTIFDFSADDGILRLAEKCSGSGDCRKSEISGGLMCPSFMATRSEKNTTRARANILRQFLSDPHDVEPYNHEEIKEAMDLCLSCKGCKIECPSSVDITKMKAEFLQHYYDANGTPFRSKLVGNFAAQMKLAALFKPIYNFIFGTTALRKLANSIVGFHPERTMPLLGDVQVNQWHKRRLTSQHLHNNSNLQRKLYFFCDEFTNFLDSSIGQKAILLLERLGYTVIIPDHVESGRSYLSKGLLRKAASIANQNIQLLSPLVSEEMPIVGIEPSALLTLRDEYKDLASPENKAAAIHLAKHTYTIEEFFAREIEVGNIQQEAFTESHKQVALHGHCYQKVLSSQIHSVTMLSLPKNYSVEIIPSGCCGMAGSFGYEKEHYEVSQKVGELVLFPAVRKLSGDKIIAAAGTSCRHQIKDGTHVQALHPVEVLYEALV is encoded by the coding sequence ATGAAAGCGACGCTGCAAGAATTAGCTCAACAGCTATCCGGAGAGTTTTATTTTGATTCCACTGCAAAACACCAGATGCAATTACGGGCCTATGCAACAGATGCATCTGTATATCAGGAAATGCCCTTGGCGGTTGCCATCCCAACAGATGAAAAAGATCTGCAAACTTTAATTGTATTTGCACAACAACATTCTATTACGCTAATTCCTCGTGCAGCTGGAACTTCATTGGCAGGTCAAGTAGTGGGAAGTGGTATCGTGGTAGATATTTCCAAACATTTCACGCAGATGATTGAAGTGAATGTAGAAGAGCGATGGTGCAGGGTGCAACCTGGCGTTATAAGAGACGATTTAAATAGTTACCTAAAGGGATTTGGACTGATGTATGGTCCAGAGACTTCTACAGCCAACAGGGCGATGATTGGGGGTATGGTCGGTAATAACTCATGTGGATTACATAGTATTGTATGGGGATCTGCTAGGGATCATTTATTAGAAGCCAAAGTGTTGTTGAGTGATGGAAGTGTCGCAATATTTAAAGAAAGAGAGGAGGCAGAGATAGCTACACTGCAAGGTTTAGAGCGAAACATATATAATGGCTTATTTGATTTGTTGAATAACTCAGCGCGTCAACAATTGATACGTGAACAGTTTCCAGCCAAAGAAGTCGTTCGTAGAAATACAGGGTATGCCCTGGACGCATTGTTGGATATGCAGCCCTTTACAGCGAATGGTGCACCTTTTAATCTTTGTAAATTACTAGCGGGATCTGAGGGGACTTTGGGGTTCATTACAGAATTAAAATTGAATTTATTACCGCTGCCACCGAAAGAAGTGGGCGTATTGATTGTGCATTGTGCTTCCTTGGTAGAGTCTTTGTATGCCAATATTGAAGTGCTGAAGCAACAGCCCATGGCATCAGAATTGGTAGATAAAATGATCATGGATTTTACGATTGGTCATCCGGAATACCAGAAGAATAGATTCTTTATTGAAGGGGATCCTGCGGCTTTGCTGATGGTAGAATTTATGGGACCTACGCGGGAAGCAGTGGACGAAAAATTACAAACTACAATAGCTTCTTTAAAAGAAATGTCACTGGGGTATGCTTATCCAGTTTTGTACAATGCCGATACCAAGTTTGCCTGGGATGTTCGCAAAGCTGGATTGGGTTTATTGCGCAATTTAAAAGGAGATGCGCAACCAGTGAATTTGATTGAGGACTGTGCAGTATCTACCAATGATTTGCCTCATTATATTACCGAATTACAAGCGCTCTTGGCAAAGCATGGCGTAACAGCCTCTTACTATGCACATGCAGGTGCAGGTGAACTACATGTTGAGCCCATTATCAATTTAAAATCTGCTGAAGGTGTAAAACAGTTTCGAAATATTTTGAAGGAAACTGCAGCGCTGGTAAAAAAATACAATGGGTCCTTATCGGGTGAGCATGGAGATGGAAAATTGCGAGGAGAATTTATTCCTGCTATGGTAGGGGATGAAGTGTATAGATTGTTCAAACAAGTAAAAAATATTTTTGATCCCAAGGGGATTTTCAATAAAGGTAAAATAACGGATACGCTTCCTATGGATGCGCATTTTAGGATGCAACAGCCTGAGCAGATTGCGACCAACGAAAATCAAAAATCGCCATCCAATACGATTTTTGATTTTAGTGCAGACGATGGTATTTTAAGACTGGCAGAAAAATGTTCTGGGTCGGGTGACTGCCGAAAGTCGGAGATATCAGGGGGATTGATGTGTCCTAGTTTTATGGCCACTCGCAGTGAAAAAAATACCACACGTGCCAGAGCTAATATTTTAAGACAATTTCTGAGTGATCCGCATGATGTGGAGCCCTACAATCACGAAGAGATTAAAGAAGCCATGGATCTCTGTTTAAGCTGTAAAGGTTGTAAGATTGAATGTCCATCCAGTGTGGACATCACCAAAATGAAGGCAGAGTTTTTACAGCATTATTACGATGCCAATGGAACTCCTTTTAGATCTAAGTTGGTAGGCAACTTTGCTGCACAAATGAAGCTGGCGGCGCTTTTTAAGCCTATCTACAATTTTATTTTCGGCACGACCGCTTTGCGAAAATTAGCCAATAGCATAGTGGGGTTTCATCCTGAGAGAACCATGCCTTTGTTAGGAGATGTGCAAGTGAATCAATGGCACAAACGCAGGTTGACTTCGCAGCATTTACATAATAACAGCAATCTTCAGCGGAAACTGTATTTTTTCTGCGATGAGTTTACCAATTTTCTCGATAGCTCCATCGGACAAAAAGCAATCCTCTTATTAGAAAGATTGGGTTATACCGTAATTATTCCCGATCATGTAGAAAGTGGTCGGTCTTATTTATCAAAAGGCTTGTTAAGAAAGGCTGCATCTATTGCCAATCAAAATATTCAATTGCTTTCTCCATTGGTGTCAGAAGAAATGCCAATCGTGGGGATTGAGCCCTCTGCGTTACTCACCCTTAGAGATGAGTACAAAGACCTAGCGAGTCCGGAAAATAAGGCGGCTGCTATCCATCTAGCCAAACATACATATACTATTGAAGAGTTTTTTGCTCGAGAAATTGAAGTAGGAAATATTCAGCAAGAAGCATTTACGGAATCGCATAAGCAGGTTGCTTTACATGGGCATTGCTACCAAAAAGTATTGTCTTCGCAAATCCATAGTGTAACAATGTTGTCTTTGCCCAAAAACTATTCGGTAGAAATTATACCAAGTGGATGTTGCGGAATGGCGGGCTCTTTTGGATATGAGAAAGAGCACTATGAAGTATCCCAAAAAGTAGGAGAGCTTGTTTTATTTCCTGCAGTAAGAAAATTATCGGGAGATAAAATCATTGCTGCAGCTGGCACTTCTTGCAGACACCAGATTAAAGATGGAACCCATGTGCAAGCTTTGCATCCGGTGGAGGTATTATATGAGGCGTTAGTTTAA